The following proteins are encoded in a genomic region of Drosophila miranda strain MSH22 chromosome 4, D.miranda_PacBio2.1, whole genome shotgun sequence:
- the LOC117188691 gene encoding probable cytochrome P450 303a1 — MFYAVIWIFFATLVAVLLGGVRKPKRFPPGPRWYPIVGSALQISQLRCRLGMFCKVIDVLASRYVNPYGFFGLKIGKDKVVIAYTNDAISEMMTNEDIDGRPDGIFYRLRTFNSRLGVLLTDGEMWVEQRRFILRHLKNFGFARSGMTDIVHNEATCLLHDLRAVVRREGGHQARIQMHDLTSVYVLNTLWCMLSGQRYDPGSVEITELLETFFELFKNIDMVGALFSHFPLLRFIAPDYSGYNGFVESHRALYSFMSKEIELHRRTYRSFDEPRDLMDSYLRAQEAGNDDKGMFSDESLLAICLDMFLAGSETTNKSLGFCFMHLVLRPDIQERAYAEIKEVVGLERIPEWTRDRSKMPYCEAITLEAVRMFMLHTFGIPHRAVCDTRLAGYEIPKDTMVIACFRGMLINPVDFPEPETFNPERYLFDGQLKLPEAFNPFGFGRHRCMGDLLGRQNLFMFTTTVLQHFKLVSIPGQMPEEVPLEGATAAVKPYEVMLVARTPEQEC; from the coding sequence ATGTTTTATGCGGTCATCTGGATTTTCTTTGCCACCCTGGTGGCGGTGCTGTTGGGAGGAGTACGCAAGCCGAAGAGATTTCCGCCAGGACCCCGATGGTATCCGATTGTGGGTAGTGCCCTGCAGATCTCCCAGCTAAGATGTCGCCTGGGTATGTTCTGCAAGGTGATCGATGTGCTGGCCAGTCGGTATGTGAATCCCTATGGCTTCTTTGGCCTGAAGATTGGCAAGGATAAGGTGGTGATTGCCTACACAAACGATGCCATCAGCGAGATGATGACCAATGAGGATATTGATGGCAGGCCCGATGGCATCTTCTATCGCCTGCGGACCTTCAATTCGCGTCTGGGCGTCCTCCTTACCGATGGCGAGATGTGGGTGGAGCAGCGTAGATTCATTTTGCGGCACTTGAAGAACTTTGGATTTGCCAGAAGTGGCATGACGGATATTGTCCACAATGAGGCCACCTGCCTCCTGCATGACCTCCGGGCGGTGGTGCGTCGTGAGGGTGGGCATCAGGCCCGGATCCAAATGCACGATCTGACCAGCGTCTACGTCCTGAACACCTTGTGGTGCATGCTCAGTGGACAGCGCTACGACCCGGGTTCCGTGGAGATAACTGAACTGTTGGAGACCTTCTTTGAGCTCTTCAAGAACATCGACATGGTGGGTGCGCTGTTCAGTCACTTTCCGCTCCTACGATTTATTGCTCCGGACTACTCCGGCTACAATGGCTTCGTCGAGAGTCATCGTGCGCTCTACTCTTTTATGAGCAAGGAGATCGAGCTGCATCGTCGCACCTATCGGAGCTTCGATGAGCCCCGCGATCTGATGGACAGCTATCTGCGTGCTCAGGAGGCGGGCAACGACGACAAGGGAATGTTTTCGGACGAAAGCCTGCTGGCCATCTGTTTGGACATGTTCCTAGCTGGGTCGGAGACCACCAACAAGAGTCTCGGTTTCTGTTTCATGCACTTGGTCCTGCGGCCGGATATACAAGAGCGTGCCTATGCCGAGATCAAGGAGGTGGTGGGTCTGGAGCGCATACCAGAGTGGACCCGGGATCGCTCGAAGATGCCCTACTGCGAGGCCATCACCCTGGAGGCAGTGCGGATGTTCATGCTCCATACATTTGGTATTCCCCACCGTGCTGTCTGCGATACACGACTGGCGGGCTATGAGATACCCAAAGACACGATGGTCATAGCCTGCTTCCGTGGAATGCTCATCAATCCGGTGGACTTTCCCGAACCAGAGACTTTTAATCCTGAGCGATACCTGTTCGACGGTCAGCTGAAGCTTCCAGAGGCATTCAATCCTTTTGGTTTTGGCCGACATCGTTGCATGGGCGATCTTCTGGGACGCCAGAATCTGTTCATGTTCACCACCACCGTTCTGCAACACTTTAAATTGGTTTCCATCCCAGGGCAAATGCCGGAGGAGGTGCCACTGGAGGGTGCCACAGCTGCAGTGAAGCCATATGAGGTCATGTTGGTGGCCAGGACCCCAGAACAGGAATGCTGA
- the LOC108162972 gene encoding ubiA prenyltransferase domain-containing protein 1 homolog — protein MATSRNESLVPDATQLLQERRHQPNGTASATATNGKASTAPTTSTMMANSGTFMKFKTYLLALRPWSLSASLVPTLLGSALAYRSQWAAEFSLLTFFLTAFTAVTVHCAGNVVNTYFDFIKGIDKQKADDRTLVDHILTKDEVVSLGAILYMAGCGGFVLLAVLSPAKMEHLALIYFGGLSSSFLYTGGIGFKYIALGDLVILILFGPISVLFAFMSQTGHVDWTTMGYAIPLALNTEAILHSNNTRDAESDCKAGIVTLAILIGRTASHVLYAMLLFTPYSLFFIFGLKYSLWFLLPLVTLPQAFKIEKRFRNEQTMHLVPRQTAKLNFFFGILYIVACCCAQQLPTFVLRKV, from the exons ATGGCAACAAGTAGAAACGAAAGCCTGGTACCGGACGCAACGCAGCTGCTGCAGGAACGCCGTCATCAGCCAAATGGCACTGCCTCTGCAACAGCAACGAACGGGAAAGCGTCAACAGCACCCACGACATCCACGATGATGGCCAATTCGGGTACTTTTATGAAATTTAAAACATATCTGCTGGCTCTGCGTCCTTGGTCGCTGTCTGCCAGTTTAGTACCCACGCTGCTGGGCTCCGCGTTGGCCTATCGCTCCCAGTGGGCTGCGGAATTCTCGTTGCTCACCTTCTTCCTCACTGCCTTCACCGCGGTCACGGTCCACTGTGCCGGTAATGTGGTTAACACCTATTTCGATTTCATCAAAGGTATTGACAAGCAGAAGGCTGACGATCGCACGCTGGTCGATCACATACTCACCAAGGATGAG GTGGTTTCGCTGGGCGCCATCTTATACATGGCCGGCTGCGGGGGCTTCGTGCTGCTCGCCGTACTCAGTCCGGCCAAAATGGAGCACCTGGCACTGATCTACTTTGGTGGTCTGTCATCGAGCTTTCTGTATACAGGTGGCATTGGTTTCAAATACATTGCCCTGGGCGATCTGGTCATCCTGATCTTGTTTGGGCCCATCTCGGTGCTATTCGCATTCATGTCACAAACGGGTCATGTCGATTGGACAACAATGGGCTATGCCATACCGCTGGCCCTCAACACGGAAGCCATCCTCCACAGCAACAATACGCGCGATGCGGAGAGCGATTGCAAAGCGGGCATTGTCACCCTGGCCATACTCATTGGACGCACTGCGTCGCATGTGCTCTACGCCATGCTGCTTTTTACACCCTACTCTCTGTTCTTCATCTTTGGCCTGAAGTACTCCCTGTGGTTCCTGCTGCCACTTGTCACACTCCCGCAGGCCTTTAAGATCGAGAAGCGGTTCCGAAACGAGCAGACGATGCATCTGGTGCCGCGGCAGACGGCCAAGCTGAACTTCTTCTTTGGCATTCTTTATATTGTGGCCTGCTGCTGTGCCCAACAGTTGCCCACATTTGTGCTTCGGAAAGTTTAA
- the LOC108161891 gene encoding zinc finger protein 1, whose translation MDYNIHKICRVCLEEGTPGPLTSIYSTDFAMMPSVMLMQCAKIRVYKTDALPSVICNNCIYRLGVAFHFKQQCENSDLRLRQYLGVLESWRQDAATNTDFVEKPIAPSHILISSDEEEPAETKTCKRRSRYQRKPPEQHKKRGPKPLPKMPHTCYECHKSFKCIAQLTQHIRTHTGEKPYQCGYCIQRFAQKYNLKVHERTHTGDKPFQCEICSKQFSALGNFQAHQKIHIGVRDQICSLCQKGFYTAGDLSKHMITHTGIKNHHCDVCGKAFSRRRDMRSHKLKLHPLESSTVHDIVDDDDDEAIDTDPVGLDTLDDDHAHFKCPDCDKAFDTADSLSLHFRTHAVNNNLLNLPLPPAPPMSHHYHHHHPAGSAPSSAAMHHHDALHHLGPPNAATQMGMAAMAHMLAPPPPPPPTPSEGRYSMLHHTAAQRLHY comes from the exons ATGGATTATAATATTCACAAAATCTGTCGCGTTTGCCTGGAGGAGGGCACCCCAGGACCGCTGACGTCCATCTACAGCACAGACTTTGCCATGATGCCCTCTGTGATGCTGATGCAGTGCGCCAAGATACGA GTCTATAAGACAGATGCTTTGCCGTCGGTTATATGCAATAATTGCATCTACCGTCTGGGTGTAGCTTTCCACTTTAAGCAGCAATGCGAAAACAGCGATCTGAGATTGCGTCAATATTTGGGTGTACTAGAGTCCTGGCGTCAGGATGCAGCCACCAACACGGACTTTGTAGAGAAACCCATAGCCCCGAGTCATATACTGATCTCCAGTGATGAGGAGGAGCCAGCGGAAACTAAGACGTGCAAACGGCGCTCGCGCTATCAGCGCAAGCCGCCCGAACAGCACAAGAAACGCGGACCAAAACCCCTGCCCAAGATGCCACACACCTGCTACGAGTGTCACAAGAGCTTCAAGTGCATTGCCCAGCTTACCCAGCACATACGAACGCACACGGGAGAGAAACCGTATCAGTGCGGCTATTGCATCCAGCGCTTTGCCCAGAAGTACAATCTGAAGGTGCACGAACGTACCCACACGGGCGACAAACCCTTCCAATGCGAGATTTGCTCCAAACAGTTTTCAGCGTTGGGCAACTTTCAAGCGCATCAAAAGATCCACATCGGTGTGAGGGATCAGATCTGCTCGCTGTGCCAGAAGGGCTTCTATACGGCCGGTGATCTGTCCAAGCACATGATAACTCACACTGGCATCAAGAATCATCATTGCGATGTTTGTGGCAAAGCCTTCAGTCGGCGACGTGATATGCGATCACACAAACTGAAGCTCCATCCTTTGGAGTCCAGCACGGTCCACGATATtgtggatgatgatgatgatgaggccATAGACACGGATCCCGTGGGTCTGGATACCCTTGACGATGATCATGCCCACTTCAAGTGTCCCGACTGTGATAAAGCCTTCGATACTGCCGACAGTCTTAGCTTGCACTTCCGCACCCATGCAGTGAACAACAACCTCCTGAATctacccttgccgcctgctCCACCCATGTCTCATCACTACCATCACCATCATCCGGCAGGGAGTGCACCGTCCTCGGCAGCCATGCATCATCACGATGCACTGCATCATCTGGGTCCACCAAATGCAGCCACACAAATGGGAATGGCCGCCATGGCTCACATGTTagcaccaccgccgccgccaccacccACGCCCAGTGAGGGACGCTACTCAATGCTCCATCACACGGCGGCCCAAAGGTTGCACTACTAA
- the LOC108161897 gene encoding glia maturation factor beta, translated as MGDNKICDISIEVLEELKKFRFSKSKNNAALILKVDREKQSVVLDEFIDDISVDELQDTLPGHQPRYIIYTYKMVHDDQRISYPMCFIFYTPRDSQIELQMMYACTKSALQREVDLTRVYEIRELDELTEEWLREKLK; from the exons ATG GGTGATAACAAAATATGCGATATCAGCATCGAAGTGCTGGAGGAACTGAAAAAGTTTCGCTTCAGTAAAAGTAAAAACAATGCGGCTTTGATAT TGAAAGTCGATAGAGAGAAGCAATCTGTGGTGCTGGATGAATTTATTGATGATATATCCGTGGATGAGCTGCAGGACACACTTCCAGGCCATCAGCCGCGCTATATTATCTATACATACAAAATGGTGCACGATGATCAGCGTATATCATATCCGATGTGCTTCATATTCTATACACCAAGGGACAGCCAG ATTGAACTGCAGATGATGTATGCCTGCACAAAGAGCGCTCTACAGCGCGAGGTGGATCTCACACGCGTCTACGAAATAAGAGAACTGGACGAACTAACCGAAGAGTGGCTCAGGGAGAAGCTAAAGTAG
- the LOC108161887 gene encoding uncharacterized protein LOC108161887, producing MWGGDVFFSDLPDAHVIKLNCNHLKKNMLQTLDLVRYESNLLEPCWKAGAAKSLRATGVGRNEIAAVNIVACCKQITDLIDENKLRRNETRSLNTRTKGYVNFKGITRLTHGVVHIYRSQVDTLLDDAKRLLDQMNHTTFDFVLTTKKTVVMKQAEGRTHRKRKHVITKQARLTLSKCPRIQEPALLDDDVLNHYRALMTDCQVWKAESTQEVVEESIELPRMVQETNLTITEEFAVYEDHRSVKEEGFGDAGQVDLTIFEELYPLKALRHHSLSSNLTHTVAPKLDKRINPFGSSISESVIQTIIQDNSTTSATTVCHRNADAPSLPSLPPPSPTNIYVPRKKSKKRGKQKKLIVDKCIKYSRDELIKHRHQYLYNHRNKVLKAPSPSKVLKSEKKLLSTLKNNFIFPDFLKRRQSHTLTVEQMETDCESILKTIFGDDYTDTLAKDVFGGLSELLTAANPGEIASAVPPISVGDIENNTPPPLLPVNVKAVTPVNNNHFYKHKTTSYEDNPFDSHDVMMDLLDTWRHFPDLKGIDANEFIKSFPHRTKAALAFSHLLTLVRDNFISISKRPNSNEMDQITLGEQSNALIVNVALDEQS from the exons ATGTGGGGTGGggatgtttttttttcagatTTACCTGATGCACATGTAATCAAATTGAATTGTAACCATCTGAAAAAAAATATGCTTCAAACTCTAGACTTGGTCCGGTATGAAAGCAACCTGCTGGAGCCTTGCTGGAAGGCAGGCGCCGCCAAAAGCCTACGAGCAACAGGTGTTGGCCGAAATGAGATCGCTGCGGTGAACATAGTGGCCTGCTG CAAGCAGATAACTGATTTAATagatgaaaataaattaagaAGAAACGAGACGAGGTCCTTGAACACGCGTACCAAAGGATATGTTAATTTTAAGGGCATTACGCGTCTCACCCATGGAGTGGTCCATATATACAGGAGTCAAGTGGACACATTGTTGG ATGATGCGAAACGTTTGCTGGATCAAATGAATCACACAACGTTCGACTTTGTGCTCACTACGAAGAAAACGGTGGTGATGAAACAGGCAGAAGGGCGAACCCACCGAAAACGCAAGCACGTTATAACCAAACAGGCCAGGTTAACACTCTCGAAGTGTCCCAGAATCCAAGAGCCCGCGCTGCTGGATGATGATGTCTTGAATCACTATCGCGCCCTGATGACTGACTGCCAGGTGTGGAAGGCAGAGAGCACACAAGAAGTCGTAGAAGAG TCCATTGAGCTGCCTCGAATGGTTCAAGAAACAAACTTGACTATCACCGAAGAGTTTGCTGTCTATGAAGATCATAGATCTGTAAAGGAAGAGGGATTTGGAGACGCCGGGCAGGTGGATTTGACTATATTTGAAGAGCTCTACCCCTTAAAGGCCTTAAGGCATCACTCTTTGAGCTCGAATTTAACGCACACTGTAGCTCCCAAATTGGATAAGCGTATCAATCCATTTGGAAGCTCAATTTCTGAGAGTGTTATTCAGACGATAATCCAGGATAATAGTACTACATCAGCGACCACAGTATGCCACCGGAATGCAGATGCACCCTCGTTACCGTCACTTCCACCGCCCTCACCCACCAATATCTATGTACCTAGGAAAAAGTCAAAAAAACgaggcaaacaaaaaaaattaatagtTGACAAATGTATCAAATATTCTCGTGATGAACTAATCAAGCACAGACATCAGTACCTATATAATCACAGGAACAAAGTGTTAAAAGCACCGTCTCCCAGTAAGGTACTAAAAAGTGAGAAAAAACTTCTATCAACTCTGAAGAACAA CTTTATCTTTCCAGATTTTTTAAAAAGACGTCAGAGCCATACATTAACGGTAGAACAAATGGAAACCGACTGTGAGAGTATATTAAAAACGATTTTTGGTGACGACTATACTGACACTCTGGCCAAGGATGTATTTGGTGGGCTTTCGGAACTGCTCACAGCAGCTAATCCAGGAGAAATAGCTTCTGCTGTTCCTCCTATATCAGTTGGAGATATTGAAAACAATACACCGCCTCCACTGTTGCCTGTAAATGTGAAGGCGGTAACTCCCGTCAACAACAATCATTTCTATAAGCATAAAACAACAAGCTATGAGGATAATCCATTTG ACAGCCACGACGTAATGATGGACCTTTTGGACACATGGCGCCACTTTCCAGACCTCAAAGGAATAGATGCAAATGAATTCATCAAGTCATTTCCGCACCGCACTAAAGCGGCCCTGGCTTTCAGTCACCTATTAA CTCTCGTACGTGACAATTTCATAAGTATCTCGAAAAGGCCAAACTCCAATGAAATGGATCAAATAACACTGGGCGAACAGTCCAATGCCCTAATTGTAAATGTGGCGCTGGACGAGCAgtcataa
- the LOC108161894 gene encoding transmembrane protein 147, whose amino-acid sequence MTLYHFGNCVALLMPYYFTYKYSGLSEYGAFWKCIQAGGIYIFTQLCKMLVLATFFYSDTSSTGNGEFNFFAEIFRCSVDIADLLGFALILSRIPGKGHSKLITAGLGWATAEVILSRGIMLWVGARGTEFSWIYILKCLESNVMLVQHISTATLIWLFTRHDLNKALKPLVSVLLAVTVFKGVWLEGLLHILTIGPWLTIAVKALVTAVIGFCTLHIYSGLAQQIGI is encoded by the exons ATGACGCTATATCATTTCGGGAACTGTGTAGCGTTGCTGATGCCATATTACTTCACCTATAAATACTCCGGCCT CTCCGAATATGGGGCATTTTGGAAGTGCATACAGGCGGGCGGCATTTATATATTCACCCAACTTTGTAAGATGCTTGTTCTGGCCACGTTCTTTTACTCGGATACATCCTCCACTGGCAACGGCGAGTTTAACTTCTTTGCG GAAATCTTCCGTTGCAGCGTGGATATAGCTGATTTGCTTGGGTTTGCTTTGATTCTGAGCCGCATACCTGGCAAGGGACATTCAAAACTTATTACGGCTGGTCTTGGCT GGGCCACTGCCGAGGTTATTCTCTCACGTGGCATTATGCTCTGGGTGGGTGCCCGTGGCACTGAATTCAGCTGGATCTACATACTCAAGTGTCTGGAGTCGAACGTTATGCTTGTTCAGcacatatccacggccacGCTCATTTGGCTGTTCACGCGCCACGATTTGAATAAGGCATTGAAGCCACTGGTTAGCGTACTGCTGGCTGTGACCGTTTTCAAAGGTGTCTGGCTAGAGGGTCTCCTACATATCCTGACCATTGGACCTTGGCTGACGATTGCTGTGAAGGCTTTGGTGACCGCTGTCATTGGCTTCTGCACGCTGCACATTTACTCGGGTCTGGCCCAGCAGATTGGCATTTAA
- the LOC108161890 gene encoding syntaxin-5 has product MQTRRRLHQTDQQDYSNTYTIQAAEDQQASGGGGPHALIQPGQQSLLQPAGVTLDIGDPQSLASSGTTDSDDKYGKAARQWNLRAFSGQALRTFSAAAAVVTGNHPGDNNNDNNYHYSTVTAPQTEREPDPEPEPEQEIFIMAARDRTAEFANAIRSLQARNITRAVNIRDPRKAKQIQSYSEFMMVAKFIGKNIASTYVKLEKLTLLAKKKSLFDDRPQEIQELTYIIKGDLNALNQQIARLQEISKDQRRNTSGKHLVSHSSNMVLALQSKLASMSTDFKQILEVRTENLKHQKTRRDQFSQGPGPRAAHSVSPSTAKQGSLLMSEENQAISIDMGGSSDTSPLLGPPARLQQQQQQQMAIYDESDNYVQQRAETMQNIESTIVELGGIFQQLAHMVKEQEEIVERIDTNVADAELNIEAAHGEILKYFQSVSKNRWLMIKIFGVLIFFFIFFVVFMS; this is encoded by the exons ATGCAAACTCGACGACGACTCCATCAAACGGACCAGCAGGATTACAGCAACACCTATACCATTCAAGCAGCGGAGGATCAACAAGCATCGGGCGGCGGAGGACCTCACGCGTTAATACAACCTGGACAGCAATCACTGCTGCAGCCAGCAGGAGTCACCCTTGACATTGGCGATCCGCAGTCATTGGCTTCGAGCGGAACAACAGACTCCGACGACAAGTACGGCAAGGCAGCTCGTCAGTGGAATTTACGAGCCTTCTCTGGCCAGGCACTGCGCACATTTAGTGCCGCCGCAGCTGTTGTCACCGGCAATCATCCAGGCGACAATAATAACGACAACAACTACCACTACAGTACTGTCACAGCCCCACAAACTGAGCGAGAGCCAGATCctgagccagagccagagcaggAGATATTCATCATGGCAGCAAGAGATCGAACGGCGGAGTTCGCCAATGCGATACGTTCGCTGCAGGCACGCAACATCACACGGGCCGTCAACATCCGGGATCCCCGCAAGGCCAAGCAGATTCAAAGCTATTCAGAGTTTATGATGGTGGCCAAATTTATTGGCAAGAACATAGCCAGTACCTATGTCAAGCTGGAGAAGCTAACCCTGT TGGCCAAGAAAAAGAGCCTCTTCGATGACAGACCGCAGGAGATACAGGAACTGACCTACATCATCAAGGGTGATCTGAATGCATTGAATCAGCAGATTGCCCGCCTGCAGGAAATCTCCAAGGACCAGCGACGCAACACGAGCGGCAAACATCTGGTATCACATTCCTCCAACATGGTCCTAGCACTCCAATCAAAGCTGGCCAGCATGAGCACGGATTTCAAGCAAATTCTGGAAGTGCGTACCGAAAATCTCAAACACCAGAAGACGCGTCGTGATCAGTTCAGTCAGGGGCCAGGTCCCAGGGCTGCTCACTCGGTATCCCCATCGACGGCCAAACAGGGCTCGCTGCTGATGAGCGAGGAGAACCAAGCGATCAGCATAGACATGGGTGGCAGCAGTGATACATCACCGCTCCTAGGACCACCGGCTcgcctgcagcagcagcagcaacagcaaatgGCCATCTACGACGAGTCGGACAATTATGTTCAACAGCGGGCCGAGACAATGCAAAACATTGAATCGACAATTGTTGAGCTGGGCGGCATATTCCAGCAGCTGGCGCATATGGTCAAAGAACAGGAGGAGATTGTCGAACGCATCGATACGAATGTGGCCGACGCTGAGCTGAATATTGAGGCAGCGCATGGCGAGATTCTCAAGTACTTTCAGTCTGTCTCAAAGAATCGCTGGCTGATGATTAAGATATTCGGTGTTTTGATATTCTTCTTTATattctttgttgtttttatGTCATAA
- the LOC108161896 gene encoding protein cornichon yields MVFNFTAFTYIVALIGDAFLIFFAIFHVIAFDELKTDYKNPIDQCNSLNPLVLPEYLLHIFLNLLFLVCGEWFSLAINIPLIAYHIWRYKTRPVMSGPGLYDPTTVLKTDTLSRNMREGWIKLAVYLISFFYYIYGMVYSLIST; encoded by the exons ATGGTTTTCAACTTTACCGCCTTCACCTACATCGTTGCCCTGATTGGCGATGCGTTCTTGATATTTTTCGCAATATTCCATGTCATTGCCTTTGATGAGCTGAAAACAGATTATAAAAATCCAATAGATCAATGTAACAGCCTTAATCCG CTAGTCTTACCTGAATATTTGCTCCACATATTCCTCAATTTGTTATTCTTGGTGTGCGGCGAATGGTTCTCCCTGGCCATCAACATACCCCTCATTGCGTATCACATTTGGCG CTACAAAACTCGTCCAGTCATGTCCGGACCGGGTTTGTACGATCCTACAACGGTGCTGAAGACGGACACCTTGTCGCGCAACATGCGTGAGGGCTGGATCAAGCTGGCCGTCTATTTGATTAGTTTCTTCTACTACATCTATGG CATGGTTTATTCGCTCATCTCCACATAG
- the LOC108161889 gene encoding cell division cycle protein 20 homolog, translated as MSQFNFVSDLQNALIMHGETCGPAPRWKKKMEASLNGSQNTTRSVLSVSYNTSFSGVQAPTKTPGKSSEGNTKKSTTTPTKTPGGGDRFIPNRAATNFELAHFLVNKDWGEKSDEENDKATTSNTNTNSNETNVQASAHKGERQKLISEVAQVAGDSKGGRILCFQNKAPVAPESHTNPLKVVYSIKTPISTKSGSRYIPTTSERILDAPDFINDYYLNLMDWSGDNIVAVALGSCVYLWNAASGKIQQLTEFEEGDYACSLSWIQEGEILAIGNSTGAVELWDCSKVKRLRVMDGHSARVGSLAWNSFLVSSGSRDGTIIHHDVRSRQHKISSLAGHSQEVCGLKWSTDFKYLASGGNDNLVNVWSLAGSGVGTASEALHKFNEHQAAVRALAWCPWQPSTLASGGGTADRCIKFWNVNNGSLIKSVDSKSQVCSLLFSRHYKDLISAHGFANNQLTIWKYPTMEKQADLTGHTSRVLQMAMSPDGSTVISAGADETLRLWNCFAPDPLAAKKSASVNSKAKQSMFRQSIR; from the exons ATGTCTCAGTTCAATTTTGTGAGCGACTTGCAAAATGCTCTGATCATGCACGGCGAGACATGCGGACCTGCCCCGCGCTGGAAGAAGAAGATGGAGGCGTCCCTGAATGGAAGCCAGAATACGACACGCTCGGTATTGTCCGTCTCTTATAATACCAGCTTCTCCGGCGTACAGGCTCCCACTAAGACGCCCGGGAAGAGTAGCGAAGGCAATACCAAGAAGTCGACAACGACGCCAACAAAGACGCCAGGCGGTGGCGATCGTTTCATACCGAATCGCGCGGCCACCAACTTTGAGTTGGCGCACTTTCTG GTAAATAAAGACTGGGGCGAAAAATCTGATGAGGAGAATGACAAGGCCACCACtagcaacaccaacaccaacagcaacgAGACCAATGTCCAGGCATCGGCCCACAAGGGAGAGCGACAGAAGCTTATCTCGGAGGTGGCCCAAGTAGCCGGCGACAGCAAAGGTGGTCGCATTTTGTGCTTTCAGAACAAGGCTCCAGTCGCACCAGAGTCGCACACGAATCCCCTGAAGGTGGTTTACTCCATCAAGACACCCATATCGACTAAGAGCGGTTCTCGTTATATACCAACCACTTCAGAACGTATCCTAGATGCTCCAGACTTCATTAACGATTACT atctaaATTTGATGGATTGGAGTGGTGACAACATCGTGGCCGTTGCTCTGGGCAGCTGTGTGTATTTGTGGAATGCTGCCAGTGGCAAAATTCAACAGCTGACCGAGTTTGAGGAGGGTGACTACGCCTGTTCGCTGTCCTGGATACAGGAGGGCGAAATCTTGGCCATAGGCAACAGCACCGGTGCCGTTGAGCTTTGGGACTGCTCGAAGGTGAAGCGGCTGCGTGTGATGGACGGTCACAGTGCTCGCGTTGGTTCCTTGGCCTGGAATTCCTTCCTGGTTTCATCTGGCAGTCGCGATGGAACCATTATCCATCATGATGTGCGCTCGAGGCAGCACAAAATCTCCTCCTTAGCCGGCCATTCGCAAGAGGTATGCGGTCTGAAATGGTCAACCGATTTTAAGTACTTGGCCAGCGGCGGCAACGATAACCTGGTGAACGTCTGGTCCCTGGCCGGCAGCGGAGTGGGCACGGCCAGCGAGGCCCTCCACAAGTTCAATGAGCATCAGGCGGCCGTGCGTGCCTTGGCCTGGTGCCCCTGGCAGCCCAGTACCCTGGCCTCCGGTGGCGGCACTGCTGATCGCTGCATCAAGTTCTGGAACGTTAACAATGGCTCGCTGATCAAGTCGGTCGATTCCAAGTCACAAGTCTGCTCCCTGCTCTTCTCCCGACACTACAAGGACCTCATCTCGGCCCATGGCTTTGCCAATAATCAATTGACTATCTGGAAGTATCCCACAATGGAGAAGCAGGCTGATTTGACGGGACACACGTCGCGTGTCCTGCAAATGGCCATGTCCCCAGATGGCAGCACTGTGATCAGTGCCGGTGCTGATGAGACATTGCGTTTGTGGAACTGCTTTGCCCCCGATCCACTGGCAGCCAAGAAGTCGGCCAGCGTCAACAGCAAGGCCAAGCAAAGCATGTTCCGACAGAGCATTCGCTAG